The following proteins are encoded in a genomic region of Streptomyces sp. SLBN-31:
- a CDS encoding polysaccharide deacetylase family protein — translation MRAVVQNDKNRSSCGARVRGGIAVLAVAVAVAVAAVASGCAQDAGREVRPAAGQPRLKSSEARALDSYATKLRTAYAARARAARYWGLKQVPLTAPPPPLHKPHITARRGFEVDDQEELGLPPVFTTVPTRQKVVFLTIDDGAEKDRAFLRMMNQLKIPYSAFLSNFLVKDDYAYFRDMQSKGVTLNNHTLTHPYLPGLSYARQKREICGMQEIMKRQFGKAPTVFRPPFGNYNQDTLRAAKSCGIRYAPIWDEEVFVDHWEYREDDRDLHPGDIVLTHFRGRAEWKGTMVDDMRRFLNKVTAEGYAVARLEDYL, via the coding sequence ATGCGAGCAGTAGTACAAAATGACAAAAACAGGTCATCTTGTGGGGCGCGAGTCCGTGGCGGAATCGCTGTGCTCGCCGTCGCCGTCGCCGTCGCCGTCGCCGCCGTCGCCTCCGGCTGTGCGCAGGACGCGGGCCGGGAGGTACGCCCGGCCGCCGGCCAGCCCCGCCTGAAGTCGTCCGAGGCCCGCGCCCTGGACTCGTACGCCACGAAGCTGCGCACGGCCTACGCCGCGCGCGCCCGGGCGGCCAGGTACTGGGGGTTGAAGCAGGTGCCCCTGACGGCCCCGCCCCCGCCGCTGCACAAGCCGCACATCACCGCCCGCCGGGGCTTCGAGGTCGACGACCAGGAGGAGCTGGGCCTGCCGCCGGTGTTCACCACGGTCCCCACCCGGCAGAAGGTCGTCTTCCTCACCATCGACGACGGCGCCGAGAAGGACCGGGCGTTCCTGCGGATGATGAACCAGCTGAAGATCCCGTACTCCGCCTTCCTCAGCAACTTCCTGGTCAAGGACGACTACGCGTACTTCCGCGACATGCAGTCCAAGGGCGTCACCCTCAACAACCACACCCTCACCCACCCCTACCTGCCGGGGCTGTCGTACGCGCGGCAGAAGCGCGAGATCTGCGGCATGCAGGAAATCATGAAGAGGCAGTTCGGCAAGGCCCCGACCGTCTTCCGGCCGCCCTTCGGCAACTACAACCAGGACACCCTGCGCGCCGCGAAGTCCTGCGGCATCCGGTACGCGCCGATCTGGGACGAGGAGGTCTTCGTCGACCACTGGGAGTACCGGGAGGACGACCGGGACCTGCACCCCGGCGACATCGTGCTCACCCACTTCCGGGGCCGCGCCGAGTGGAAGGGCACCATGGTCGACGACATGCGGCGCTTCCTGAACAAGGTCACTGCCGAGGGGTACGCGGTGGCCCGCCTGGAGGACTACCTGTGA
- a CDS encoding polysaccharide deacetylase family protein, which translates to MRRRGLVTGVLALVLLTGCAPSVAPIERLGEKAAQRVRADGPSGAAVPPFRRWGLPEPLARPPRPARARTARAARPLPVVSRVATRDRVVFLTYDDGAEQDPRFVDMVRELRLPVSMFLTDSVVGPRYGHFARLRSAGAGIQNHTLDHSALRGLPYAGQRAEICGQQDKLRSRFGVRPRLFRPPYGTYDTTTLRAAADCGVSAVVLWRASMEAGEPTFARGERRLRAGDIVSVPSGESAFPTLVERTRGLLRAAQERGLTVARLEDYL; encoded by the coding sequence GTGAGGCGCCGGGGCCTGGTGACGGGCGTCCTGGCGCTGGTCCTGCTCACCGGCTGCGCCCCGTCCGTCGCGCCCATCGAACGGCTCGGTGAGAAGGCGGCCCAGCGGGTGCGGGCCGACGGCCCCTCGGGCGCCGCCGTACCGCCGTTCCGGCGCTGGGGCCTGCCGGAGCCGCTGGCCCGCCCCCCGAGACCGGCGCGCGCCCGGACGGCCCGCGCGGCGCGCCCCCTGCCCGTCGTCTCCCGCGTCGCCACCCGCGACAGGGTCGTCTTCCTCACCTACGACGACGGCGCCGAGCAGGACCCCCGCTTCGTCGACATGGTCCGTGAACTGCGCCTGCCGGTCAGCATGTTCCTCACCGACAGCGTCGTCGGACCGAGGTACGGCCACTTCGCCCGCCTGCGCTCGGCGGGCGCCGGCATCCAGAACCACACCCTCGACCACTCCGCCCTGCGCGGTCTGCCCTACGCGGGCCAGCGCGCCGAGATCTGCGGCCAGCAGGACAAGCTCCGCTCCCGCTTCGGCGTCCGCCCCCGCCTCTTCCGCCCGCCGTACGGCACCTACGACACCACCACCCTGCGCGCGGCGGCCGACTGCGGTGTCTCGGCGGTCGTGCTGTGGCGGGCGTCGATGGAGGCCGGGGAGCCGACGTTCGCCCGGGGCGAGCGCCGGCTGCGGGCGGGCGACATCGTCTCGGTGCCGTCGGGCGAGTCGGCCTTCCCGACCCTCGTCGAACGCACCCGAGGACTGCTGCGGGCGGCACAGGAACGCGGGCTGACGGTGGCACGGCTGGAGGACTACCTGTAG
- the groES gene encoding co-chaperone GroES, producing the protein MTTASSKVAIKPLEDRIVVQPLDAEQTTASGLVIPDTAKEKPQEGVVLAVGPGRFENGERLPLDVKTGDIVLYSKYGGTEVKYNGEEYLVLSARDVLAIIEK; encoded by the coding sequence GTGACGACCGCCAGCTCCAAGGTTGCCATCAAGCCGCTCGAGGACCGCATTGTGGTCCAGCCGCTGGACGCCGAGCAGACCACGGCCTCTGGCCTGGTCATCCCGGACACCGCCAAGGAGAAGCCCCAGGAGGGCGTCGTCCTGGCCGTGGGCCCGGGCCGGTTCGAGAACGGCGAGCGCCTGCCGCTCGACGTCAAGACCGGCGACATCGTGCTGTACAGCAAGTACGGCGGCACCGAGGTGAAGTACAACGGCGAGGAGTACCTCGTCCTCTCGGCTCGCGACGTGCTCGCGATCATCGAGAAGTAG
- the groL gene encoding chaperonin GroEL (60 kDa chaperone family; promotes refolding of misfolded polypeptides especially under stressful conditions; forms two stacked rings of heptamers to form a barrel-shaped 14mer; ends can be capped by GroES; misfolded proteins enter the barrel where they are refolded when GroES binds): MAKILKFDEDARRALERGVNKLADTVKVTIGPKGRNVVIDKKFGAPTITNDGVTIAREVEIEDPYENLGAQLVKEVATKTNDIAGDGTTTATVLAQALVREGLKNVAAGASPALLKKGIDAAVAAISEELLATARPIDEKSDIAAVAGLSAQDSQVGELIAEAMDKVGKDGVITVEESNTFGLELDFTEGMAFDKGYLSPYFVTDQERMEAVLDDPYILINQGKISSIADLLPLLEKVIQAGSSKPLLIIAEDVEGEALSTLVVNKIRGTFNAVAVKAPGFGDRRKAMLQDMAVLTGATVISEEVGLKLDQAGLDVLGSARRVTVTKDDTTIVDGAGNSEDVVGRVNQIKAEIENTDSDWDREKLQERLAKLAGGVCVIKVGAATEVELKEKKHRLEDAISATRAAVEEGIVSGGGSALVHAAKVLDGGLGRTGDEATGVAVVRRAVVEPLRWIAENAGLEGYVITSKVADLDKGQGFNAATGEYGDLIKAGVIDPVKVTRSALENAASIASLLLTTETLVVEKKEEEEPAAAGHGHGHSH, encoded by the coding sequence ATGGCGAAGATCCTGAAGTTCGACGAGGACGCCCGTCGCGCCCTCGAGCGCGGCGTCAACAAGCTGGCCGACACGGTCAAGGTGACGATCGGTCCCAAGGGCCGCAACGTCGTCATCGACAAGAAGTTCGGCGCCCCGACCATCACCAACGACGGCGTCACCATCGCCCGCGAGGTCGAGATCGAGGACCCGTACGAGAACCTCGGCGCGCAGCTGGTGAAGGAGGTGGCGACCAAGACCAACGACATCGCTGGTGACGGCACCACCACCGCCACCGTGCTCGCCCAGGCGCTGGTACGCGAGGGCCTGAAGAACGTGGCCGCGGGTGCCTCCCCGGCGCTGCTGAAGAAGGGCATCGACGCGGCCGTCGCCGCGATCTCCGAGGAACTTCTCGCGACCGCCCGCCCGATCGACGAGAAGTCCGACATCGCCGCCGTGGCCGGCCTGTCCGCCCAGGACAGCCAGGTCGGCGAGCTCATCGCCGAGGCGATGGACAAGGTCGGCAAGGACGGTGTCATCACCGTCGAGGAGTCCAACACCTTCGGTCTGGAGCTGGACTTCACCGAGGGCATGGCCTTCGACAAGGGCTACCTGTCCCCGTACTTCGTCACCGACCAGGAGCGTATGGAGGCCGTCCTCGACGACCCGTACATCCTGATCAACCAGGGCAAGATCTCCTCGATCGCCGACCTGCTGCCGCTGCTGGAGAAGGTCATCCAGGCCGGCTCCTCCAAGCCGCTGCTGATCATCGCCGAGGACGTCGAGGGCGAGGCCCTGTCCACCCTGGTCGTCAACAAGATCCGCGGCACCTTCAACGCGGTCGCGGTCAAGGCCCCCGGCTTCGGTGACCGCCGCAAGGCGATGCTGCAGGACATGGCGGTCCTCACCGGCGCCACGGTCATCTCCGAGGAGGTCGGCCTCAAGCTCGACCAGGCCGGTCTGGACGTGCTGGGCTCCGCCCGCCGCGTGACCGTCACCAAGGACGACACGACCATCGTCGACGGCGCCGGCAACTCCGAGGACGTCGTCGGCCGCGTCAACCAGATCAAGGCCGAGATCGAGAACACCGACTCCGACTGGGACCGCGAGAAGCTCCAGGAGCGCCTCGCGAAGCTGGCCGGCGGCGTGTGCGTGATCAAGGTCGGCGCCGCCACCGAGGTGGAGCTGAAGGAGAAGAAGCACCGTCTGGAGGACGCCATCTCCGCGACCCGCGCCGCGGTCGAGGAGGGCATCGTCTCCGGTGGTGGCTCCGCTCTGGTCCACGCCGCCAAGGTGCTGGACGGCGGCCTCGGCCGCACCGGCGACGAGGCCACCGGTGTCGCCGTGGTCCGCCGCGCGGTCGTCGAGCCGCTGCGCTGGATCGCCGAGAACGCCGGCCTGGAGGGCTACGTCATCACCTCCAAGGTCGCCGACCTCGACAAGGGCCAGGGCTTCAACGCCGCCACCGGCGAGTACGGCGACCTGATCAAGGCCGGCGTCATTGACCCGGTCAAGGTCACCCGCTCCGCCCTGGAGAACGCCGCCTCCATCGCCTCCCTGCTCCTCACGACCGAGACCCTGGTCGTCGAGAAGAAGGAAGAGGAGGAGCCGGCGGCCGCGGGCCACGGCCACGGTCACTCCCACTGA
- a CDS encoding ester cyclase encodes MTFVQIIDCRTSHFDDIDRLMNTWVEQTKGKRTATHAVVGKDHSDASHFIEIVEFPSYEEAMRNSGLPETDRIFREMVALCDEMPTFTDLDVVRDDQLHAVNVRRFFERIAQKGELPALDELVAENYHDHDPGKEQDTLGMDAMRRDIRMWRAGFDYTFDIEDQISQGDRVCTRWTWRGTHSGEFMGLPATGRSVVMTGTTVFRCDEDGKLAEGWWQYDRLGLMEQLGALDALEQ; translated from the coding sequence ATGACTTTCGTTCAGATCATCGACTGCAGGACCAGCCACTTCGACGACATCGACCGGCTGATGAACACATGGGTCGAGCAGACCAAGGGGAAGCGCACGGCGACGCACGCGGTGGTCGGCAAGGACCACTCCGACGCCTCGCACTTCATCGAGATCGTGGAGTTCCCGTCGTACGAGGAGGCGATGCGCAACTCCGGCCTGCCCGAGACGGACAGGATCTTCCGGGAGATGGTGGCCCTCTGCGACGAGATGCCGACCTTCACGGACCTGGACGTGGTGCGGGACGACCAGTTGCACGCGGTGAACGTGCGGCGGTTCTTCGAAAGGATCGCGCAGAAGGGGGAGCTGCCGGCGCTCGACGAACTGGTCGCCGAGAACTATCACGACCACGATCCCGGCAAGGAGCAGGACACCCTGGGCATGGACGCCATGCGGCGGGACATCCGGATGTGGCGCGCCGGGTTCGACTACACCTTCGACATCGAGGACCAGATCTCGCAGGGAGACCGGGTGTGCACCCGGTGGACCTGGCGCGGGACCCACAGCGGTGAGTTCATGGGGCTGCCGGCCACCGGGCGGAGCGTCGTGATGACCGGGACGACCGTCTTCCGCTGCGACGAGGACGGGAAGCTCGCCGAGGGGTGGTGGCAGTACGACCGGCTCGGGCTGATGGAGCAGCTGGGCGCGCTCGACGCGCTGGAGCAGTAG